One Spiroplasma endosymbiont of Cantharis nigra DNA segment encodes these proteins:
- a CDS encoding ABC transporter permease yields MNKLKKQKDLNIKRQISIFNNLSLLLSKSFIKEPKSIIFMIVVPIFFNIMFFFIMGEKSGQGHSILFAYTLLPCLTILTLLAPAVVEWKNSVFLKRIDITGIRKGMFIGALWFVYLIAGIIAFILMMIFNLIFSEIYSLALNDNQPTFAKLLGDVHWGYLILSMILITLTSIALATLFGGLFSSVGSMQGMIMMIYFFSIFLSGIMLPPETFESSKGMIIFTYFIPHKYAVFIFLYATRGWSGDGWDSEFNWHEKLGDGSRDFTATWQPVLGAILILITIFVITTLTFKWTAKK; encoded by the coding sequence ATGAATAAATTAAAAAAACAAAAGGATTTAAATATTAAAAGACAAATTAGTATTTTTAATAATCTGTCTCTTTTACTTTCTAAATCTTTTATTAAAGAACCAAAGTCAATAATTTTTATGATTGTTGTTCCAATCTTCTTCAATATTATGTTCTTCTTTATAATGGGAGAAAAGTCTGGCCAAGGTCACTCAATTCTATTTGCCTATACATTACTACCATGTCTTACAATTTTAACTCTACTAGCACCAGCTGTAGTAGAATGGAAAAACTCTGTTTTCTTAAAAAGAATTGATATAACTGGAATAAGAAAAGGGATGTTCATAGGAGCACTTTGATTTGTATATTTAATAGCTGGCATAATAGCATTTATATTAATGATGATCTTTAATTTAATATTTTCTGAAATTTATAGTTTAGCTTTAAATGACAACCAACCAACTTTTGCAAAACTATTAGGAGATGTTCATTGAGGTTATTTAATATTGTCTATGATTTTAATTACTCTAACTTCAATTGCTTTAGCTACATTATTTGGTGGATTATTTAGTTCTGTGGGTTCAATGCAAGGAATGATTATGATGATTTACTTTTTTAGTATATTTTTGTCAGGAATAATGTTACCACCAGAAACATTTGAATCTAGTAAAGGAATGATTATATTTACATATTTTATTCCTCATAAATATGCAGTCTTTATATTCTTATATGCCACAAGAGGATGAAGTGGGGATGGATGAGATAGTGAATTTAATTGACATGAAAAACTTGGAGATGGTTCAAGAGACTTCACTGCAACTTGACAGCCAGTGCTTGGAGCAATATTAATACTGATAACAATTTTTGTAATCACTACTTTAACTTTTAAATGAACAGCAAAAAAATAA
- a CDS encoding ribulose-phosphate 3-epimerase encodes MKRKVAVSIYVFNFLEIGKKIDELVIAGVDWIHVDIMDGNFVNNYALCQKICRDIKDKYKNLIIDAHLMCLEPQRYIKSFAENGVDHFNFHFESITDKSEKNIIHIINEIKKSGMKVVLAINPETNPIILKPYLDLLDGVMCMSIKPGFNGQKLNEIVYENLRYLSDYKLKNELNYFIQVDGGVRENTYQKLKLKGAEILVVGAFINNKEINLKDQLEKIEREG; translated from the coding sequence ATGAAAAGAAAAGTTGCAGTCTCAATATATGTATTTAATTTTTTAGAAATAGGTAAAAAAATTGATGAGTTAGTTATTGCCGGTGTTGATTGAATTCATGTTGATATAATGGATGGTAATTTTGTAAATAACTATGCTTTATGTCAAAAAATTTGTAGAGATATTAAGGATAAGTATAAAAACTTAATTATTGATGCTCATTTAATGTGTTTAGAACCACAAAGATATATTAAATCCTTTGCAGAAAATGGAGTAGATCATTTTAATTTTCATTTTGAATCAATTACAGATAAAAGTGAGAAAAATATTATTCATATTATTAATGAGATAAAAAAAAGTGGTATGAAAGTAGTTTTGGCAATAAATCCCGAAACTAATCCAATAATTTTGAAACCTTACCTTGATTTACTTGATGGTGTAATGTGTATGTCTATTAAACCAGGTTTTAATGGTCAAAAGCTTAATGAAATAGTTTATGAAAATTTAAGGTATCTTTCAGATTATAAATTAAAAAATGAATTAAATTATTTTATACAAGTTGATGGAGGAGTAAGGGAAAATACATACCAAAAATTGAAGTTAAAAGGTGCAGAAATTTTAGTTGTTGGAGCATTTATAAATAATAAGGAAATTAATTTAAAAGATCAATTAGAAAAAATTGAAAGGGAAGGATAA
- a CDS encoding ABC transporter ATP-binding protein has product MKTLIEINNISKAFGKKVIFKDFNLEIKEGQKVALMGANGCGKTTLVEMIAQFSKPDSGEIKIHLEDNIKQEIGIQLQEGNWPTGITAHNMLDFYKAVYPKLTKEWEEKIKNVFEIDEFIDRPLKKLSGGQRQRFNAMISIMNNPKIIILDELTTGLDMELQFKIIDFFSKNTKEFNQTLLLVSHHPEEVEEMCDRLIIIKDSKVFYDDSIVDTIKKHKSVRALMDKFFKGEI; this is encoded by the coding sequence ATGAAAACATTAATAGAGATAAATAATATTTCAAAAGCCTTTGGTAAAAAAGTAATTTTTAAAGATTTTAATTTAGAAATAAAGGAAGGTCAAAAAGTTGCTTTAATGGGTGCCAATGGATGTGGGAAGACAACTTTAGTTGAAATGATTGCTCAATTCTCAAAACCAGATTCGGGAGAAATTAAAATTCACTTAGAAGATAATATTAAACAAGAAATTGGGATTCAATTACAAGAAGGTAATTGACCTACAGGAATTACAGCACATAATATGTTAGATTTTTATAAAGCAGTATATCCAAAATTAACAAAAGAGTGAGAAGAAAAAATAAAAAATGTCTTTGAAATTGATGAGTTTATTGACAGACCTCTTAAAAAATTAAGTGGAGGGCAAAGACAAAGATTTAATGCAATGATTTCAATTATGAATAATCCAAAAATTATAATATTAGATGAATTAACAACTGGATTGGATATGGAATTACAATTTAAAATAATTGATTTTTTTTCAAAAAACACGAAAGAATTTAATCAAACTTTATTATTAGTTTCACATCACCCTGAAGAAGTTGAAGAAATGTGTGATCGTTTAATTATTATAAAAGATAGTAAAGTTTTTTATGATGACTCAATAGTTGATACAATTAAAAAGCACAAATCAGTTAGAGCATTAATGGATAAGTTCTTTAAAGGAGAAATTTAA
- the rpiB gene encoding ribose 5-phosphate isomerase B, with product MKIAVGSDHVGLILKEPIREWFYELGYELIDVGTNEFERTDYPIYGRKVAQLVADKKVDFGIIFCGTGVGISLAANKIKGVRAVVCSEPYSAKLSKEHNNTNILSLGSRVVGLELAKMIISEWINATFEGGRHQKRIDMY from the coding sequence ATGAAAATTGCAGTTGGTAGTGATCATGTAGGTTTAATTTTGAAAGAACCAATTAGAGAATGATTCTATGAACTTGGTTATGAATTAATAGATGTTGGAACCAATGAATTTGAAAGAACTGACTATCCTATATATGGTAGGAAAGTTGCTCAACTAGTTGCTGATAAAAAAGTGGATTTTGGAATTATTTTTTGTGGAACAGGAGTTGGAATTTCATTAGCAGCAAATAAAATAAAAGGCGTAAGAGCAGTTGTTTGCAGTGAGCCATATAGTGCAAAACTTTCAAAGGAACATAATAATACAAATATTTTATCACTAGGTTCAAGAGTTGTAGGTTTAGAACTTGCTAAAATGATAATTAGTGAATGGATTAATGCTACTTTTGAAGGTGGCAGACATCAAAAAAGAATAGATATGTATTAA